A single window of Gossypium arboreum isolate Shixiya-1 chromosome 13, ASM2569848v2, whole genome shotgun sequence DNA harbors:
- the LOC128286855 gene encoding LOW QUALITY PROTEIN: uncharacterized protein LOC128286855 (The sequence of the model RefSeq protein was modified relative to this genomic sequence to represent the inferred CDS: substituted 1 base at 1 genomic stop codon), producing MHTGEEESYGLDETESVTPRINPMRNQPPKAERRNDRDDSDTNRKIADALQRIVEIVPAMTSVPIQRRAPIKELRKYGANEFMGLKGVDPSVAENWMESTKRILRQLDCAPRECLICAVSLLQEEAYLWWESVVRHLPENQITWDLFQKEFQKKYIGEMYIEDKKQEFLTLQQGDMSIIDYEREFSRLSRYASEFIPTEADSCKRFLRGLRDEIKLQLVSQRITEMVDLIERAKMVEQVLGFNKKTQSVRPAGKRTGTTSWNSQPKRPKESQGGWRFSFRSDRGGRSQGKQTTVSTGSIRGPPRDVDIPECGHCGKRHLGECWKVAGGCFRCGSTEHFVKDCPKNKNDTPVTSQKSVSTTRGRGLGRGSSVARGGAGRRSSDIITQQSEARIPARAYVVKTREEGDAHDVVTGIFLLYSEPVYALIDPGSSHSYINSNLVELRKLKSEMSRVSIEVSSPLGQTVLVNQVYLRCPLIIQNKTFLVDLLIMPFGDFDIILGMDWLSEYGVILDCYKKRFSIQTEDGDTHHFAPISIPPYRMSPTELKELKVQLXDLLDRGFIRLSISPWGAPVLFVKKKDGSMRLCIDYRQLNKVTIKNRYPLPRIDDLFDQLKGASVFSKIDLRSGYYQLKVKESDGPKTAFRTRYGHYEFLVMPFGLTNAPAAFMDLMNRIFQPYLDQFVVIFIDDILVYSKTEAEHDQHLRIVLQILREKQLYGKLSKCEFWLSEVVFLGHVVSADGIRVDPKKIETIVQWKPPKNVSEVRSFLGLAGYYRRFVNGFSKIALPMTKLLQKNIPFIWDDQRQKSFETLKQMLTEAPVLTLPESGKDFVVYSDASLSGLGCVLMQDGKVVAYASRQLKTHERNYPTHDLELAAIIFALKIWRHYLYGEKCYIYTDHKSFKYLLSQKELNLRQRRKAVGELRAIFARLSINDDGSLLAELRVKPMMFDQIRAAQMKDDRLLKKREMVQNGTTKSFSIDGYDCLRFQN from the exons ATGCATACTGGAGAAGAAGAATCTTACGGGTTAGATGAAACTGAATCGGTAACACCTAGAATTAACCCGATGAGAAACCAACCTCCTAAAGCagaaagaagaaatgatagaGATGATTCTGATACAAATAGAAAAATTGCTGATGCACTACAAAGAATAGTGGAAATTGTTCCTGCTATGACTTCAGTTCCAATTCAAAGACGGGCCCCGATAaaggaattgagaaagtatggtGCCAATGAATTTATGGGTCTGAAAGGAGTCGATCCATCTGTAGCTGAAAATTGGATGGAGTCGACTAAAAGAATTTTACGACAATTAGATTGTGCCCCCCGAGAGTGTTTGATTTGTGCTGTATCGTTGTTACAAGAAGAAGCTTACTTATGGTGGGAATCAGTGGTTCGACACTTACCAGAGAACCAGATAACTTGGGATCTATTTCAGaaagagtttcaaaagaaatatatcggAGAAATGTACATCGAAGACAAGAAACAAGAGTTTTTGACATTACAACAGGGTGACATGTCAATAATAGACTATGAGAGAGAATTCTCAAGACTCAGTAGATATGCCTCAGAGTTTATTCCAACTGAAGCTGATAGTTGTAAGAGATTTTTACGGGGTCTACGAGATGAGATCAAATTACAGTTGGTATCTCAACGTATTACTGAAATGGTAGATTTGATTGAGCGAGCTAAAATGGTAGAACAAGTGTTGGGATTTAATAAAAAGACTCAAAGTGTTAGACCAGCTGGGAAGCGTACGGGAACTACCAGTTGGAACTCTCAGCCGAAAAGACCAAAAGAATCTCAGGGTGGTTGGAGATTCAGTTTTAGATCAGACAGAGGTGGAAGAAGCCAAGGAAAACAGACGACGGTATCTACTGGTAGTATACGAGGTCCACCTCGAGATGTGGACATTCCAGAATGTGGACATTGTGGAAAGAGACATTTAGGTGAATGTTGGAAAGTGGCCGGAGGTTGTTTCCGTTGTGGGTCGACGGAGCATTTTGTTAAAGACTGtccaaagaataaaaatgatactcCTGTCACATCACAGAAATCAGTATCTACTACTCGAGGCAGAGGTCTAGGTAGAGGTAGTTCGGTTGCCAGAGGAGGAGCTGGTAGAAGGAGCAGTGATATTATTACTCAACAGTCTGAAGCCAGAATACCAGCTAGAGCTTATGTGGTCAAAACTCGTGAAGAAGGCGATGCCCACGATGTGGTAACAggtatatttttattgtattctGAGCCTGTTTATGcgttaattgatcctggatcttcaCATTCTTACATTAATTCGAATTTAGTTGAGTTGAGAAAATTAAAATCTGAAATGTCTAGAGTGTCTATTGAGGTGTCGAGTCCGTTGGGGCAAACAGTGTTAGTGAATCAGGTCTACCTAAGATGCCCGTTGATTATACAGAATAAAACTTTTCTGGTTGACTTGTTAATTATGCCATTTGGGgactttgatataattttgggcatggattggttatccGAATATGGGGTGATTTTGGATTGTTACAAAAAGAGGTTCAGTATTCAGACAGAGGATGGGGACACGCATCATTTTG CACCAATCTCTATACCTCCGTATCGAATGTCGcccactgagttgaaagagttgaaggtgcAGCTATAGGATTTACTAGATCGTGGATTTATCAGACTAAGCATTTCACCTTGGGGAGCTCCAgtattgtttgttaaaaagaaagatggttctatgcggttatgcattgattatcgacagttgaataaagtgacgatcaagaatcgGTATCCGTTGCCtcgtatagatgatttgtttgatcaacttaaGGGAGCTTCAGTattctcaaaaattgatttgagatctgggtattatcagctaaaGGTGAAGGAAAGTGATGGGCCTAAGACTGCCTTTCgtactcgttatggtcattatgaatttttggtgatgccgtttgggttgactaatgccccagctgctttcatggatttgatgaaccgcatttttcagccgtatttagatcagtttgtggtgatttttattgatgatatattggtatATTCGAAGACAGAAGCAGAACATGATCAGCATCTTCGAATAGTTCTACAGATTTTAcgagagaaacagttgtatggaaagctcagtaaatgtgaattctggttatcagaggttgtatttctgggacatgtagtatctgcagaCGGAATTCGGGTTGATCCAAAGAAAATTGAAACGATTGTCCAATGGAAACCACCCaagaatgtatcagaggtacGCAGTTTTCTCGGTCTAGCTGGGTATTACaggaggtttgtaaatggattctcaaaGATAGCACTACCAATGACTAAACTACTGCAAAAGAATATTCCTTTTATCTGGGATGACCAGCGCCAGAAGAGTTTTGAGACTTTGAAgcaaatgttgacagaggcaccGGTATTAACATTACCAGAGTCGGGAAAAGATTTTgtcgtgtatagtgatgcttctctaagcGGTCTGGGCTGTGTATTAATGCAAGATGGGAAAGTCGTAGCTTATGCATCTCGACAATTAAAAACACATGAACGTAACTACCCGACGCACGACTTGGAGCTAGCTGCAATAatttttgctttaaagatttggaggcattacttatatggtgaaaaatgctacatttacacggatcacaaaagttttaAATATCTTCTATCAcagaaggagttgaatttaaGACAGAGACG AAAAGCAGTGGGGGAATTAAGGGCAATATTTGCTCGACTTAGTATTAATGATGATGGAAGCTTGCTAGCTGAATTAAGGGTTAAGCCGATGATGTTTGATCAGATTAGAGCAGCTCAGATGAAAGATGATAGattattgaagaaaagagaaatggttcAAAATGGTACAACCAAGAGTTTTAGTATTGACGggtatgattgtttgaggtttcaaAATTGA